A portion of the Corynebacterium jeikeium genome contains these proteins:
- a CDS encoding nucleoside triphosphate hydrolase: protein MTIIKLDSRFPTAIPLEAASLLTGEVSYTEEVPIRVRWAIADAGGHSVSQAEILVTTDMENDEVLDRLDAGEKVYSVELDDAPDPAAPADPAAPVAAAPVQESAPEPEPEPVAEPLTPQEQLAAARLPHVVEAVDIMAAARRTGQWEARQTHKSLLPYLIEETYEFVDAVNEGGDIRSELSDLLLQVLFHAEIAEDFDFDDVATDFILKMRARQPYLFDGTVAEGEMVSEEEQERLWTYGRGRPRSNPATQLPALTLAEEAIRRARALGLSDADIPVEILVPTPGLETESGAEERTRQASRTFLTELAQMENQQAGSAEQWAAGSEDNEEAEDFGPSESDS from the coding sequence ATGACTATCATCAAGCTCGATAGCCGCTTTCCAACAGCGATTCCGCTGGAAGCCGCTAGCCTGCTGACCGGTGAAGTCAGCTACACCGAAGAAGTCCCGATCCGTGTGCGCTGGGCAATCGCCGACGCCGGTGGGCACTCGGTGTCCCAGGCGGAGATTCTGGTCACCACCGATATGGAAAACGACGAGGTACTCGATCGCCTCGATGCGGGCGAGAAAGTCTACTCCGTCGAACTGGATGATGCACCGGACCCAGCAGCTCCAGCGGACCCGGCCGCTCCGGTTGCAGCGGCTCCCGTGCAGGAGTCGGCGCCGGAACCAGAACCGGAACCAGTGGCAGAACCGCTGACTCCGCAGGAACAGCTTGCCGCAGCTCGTCTGCCCCACGTCGTCGAGGCGGTGGACATCATGGCGGCCGCACGGCGCACGGGGCAGTGGGAAGCTCGCCAGACGCACAAGAGCCTGCTGCCGTATCTCATTGAAGAGACCTACGAGTTTGTCGATGCAGTCAACGAGGGCGGTGACATTCGTAGCGAGCTGTCAGATCTGCTGCTGCAAGTCCTCTTCCACGCTGAAATCGCTGAGGACTTCGACTTCGACGACGTGGCGACCGACTTTATTTTGAAGATGCGAGCTCGTCAGCCGTACCTCTTCGACGGCACTGTGGCCGAGGGAGAAATGGTCTCGGAGGAAGAGCAGGAGCGACTGTGGACTTACGGCCGCGGACGTCCGCGCTCGAACCCGGCTACGCAGTTGCCAGCTCTGACTTTGGCTGAGGAAGCCATCCGCCGCGCACGTGCGCTGGGACTGTCCGATGCAGACATTCCAGTGGAGATTCTGGTCCCGACCCCGGGACTGGAGACTGAGTCCGGTGCGGAAGAACGGACCCGACAGGCTTCACGCACATTCCTGACTGAGCTGGCCCAGATGGAGAATCAGCAGGCCGGCAGTGCTGAGCAGTGGGCAGCGGGCAGCGAAGATAACGAAGAGGCTGAGGACTTCGGCCCGTCGGAAAGCGACAGCTAG
- a CDS encoding Ppx/GppA family phosphatase has protein sequence MTTLAAVDCGTNSLRLLISRVEVVDGVLEITELHRLMEIVRLGQGVDATGMLAPEALERVREALTKYAELMQVEKVQAVRMVATSATRDASNRDDFFAMTREILAPWGAEAEVISGDEEAALSFRGAVDDLEPELGPYCVIDVGGGSTEVIVGDHDGTVAGSDSVAMGSVRLTERFLQASPPTAEQVQEARSYVAELADEIIAKVPVDKARTIVGCAGTFTTLSALAQGLETYDPEAIHLSQLRFAALRALTASVVETDAESLAANPVMHPKRADVFAGGSIIVDGLMDMFEALPLSEAAKEEQRFFYISEKDILDGIVASLVDTHIAH, from the coding sequence ATGACGACCCTCGCTGCCGTCGACTGCGGCACTAATTCGCTTCGCCTGCTTATCAGCCGGGTCGAGGTTGTCGATGGAGTTCTCGAAATCACAGAACTGCACCGACTGATGGAAATCGTCCGCCTTGGCCAGGGCGTGGATGCCACTGGCATGCTGGCCCCGGAGGCACTGGAGCGCGTGCGGGAGGCTCTGACGAAGTATGCAGAGCTTATGCAAGTCGAAAAAGTGCAAGCAGTCCGAATGGTGGCGACATCGGCGACGCGCGACGCAAGCAACCGCGACGATTTCTTCGCCATGACCCGCGAGATTCTCGCTCCGTGGGGTGCAGAGGCCGAGGTTATTTCCGGCGACGAGGAAGCCGCGCTGTCCTTCCGCGGGGCAGTCGATGACTTGGAGCCCGAGCTGGGTCCGTATTGCGTAATCGACGTCGGCGGCGGCTCCACCGAGGTTATTGTCGGTGACCACGATGGTACGGTAGCCGGCTCTGATTCCGTGGCTATGGGCAGTGTGCGCTTGACCGAACGGTTCCTGCAGGCCTCGCCGCCGACGGCGGAGCAGGTCCAGGAGGCGCGTTCGTATGTTGCGGAACTGGCCGACGAGATTATTGCGAAGGTGCCTGTCGACAAGGCTCGCACCATCGTCGGCTGCGCCGGGACCTTCACCACCCTGTCGGCGCTGGCACAGGGCCTAGAAACCTACGACCCGGAGGCAATCCACCTGTCGCAGCTGCGCTTTGCGGCGTTGCGTGCGTTGACAGCATCCGTCGTCGAGACCGATGCGGAATCCCTTGCTGCGAATCCGGTCATGCACCCGAAACGCGCGGATGTCTTCGCCGGTGGTTCCATCATTGTTGACGGTCTGATGGACATGTTTGAGGCGCTGCCACTTTCCGAGGCAGCCAAGGAAGAGCAGCGCTTTTTCTACATCAGCGAGAAGGATATCCTCGACGGAATTGTGGCGAGTTTGGTAGACACCCATATCGCCCATTAA
- a CDS encoding phosphopyruvate hydratase, whose translation MAAIIELNAREILDSRGNPTVEVEVLLEDGAVGRAAVPSGASTGVHEAHELRDGGDRYLGKGVEKAVRAVLEEIEDAIIGLEAEDQRLVDKTMIELDGTDNKSRLGANAILGVSMAVAKAAAESAGLDLFRYVGGPNGHVLPVPMMNILNGGAHADSGVDVQEFMIAPIGAPTFKEALRVGAEVYHALKKVIKGKGLSTGLGDEGGFAPSVDSTKAALDLIVEAIEAAGYKLGDDVALALDVASSEFFKDGKYHFEGGEHTAEEMAAVYADLVENYAIVSIEDPLQEDDWEGYTTLTAQLGDKVQIVGDDFFVTNPKRLAEGIEKKAANALLVKVNQIGTLSETFEAVAMAHNAGYKSMMSHRSGETEDTTIADLAVGLNCGQIKTGAPARSERVAKYNQLLRIEEYLGDAAVYAGRSAFPRFK comes from the coding sequence ATGGCTGCAATCATCGAGTTGAACGCACGCGAAATTCTGGACTCCCGTGGTAACCCGACCGTTGAGGTTGAGGTGCTGTTGGAAGACGGCGCTGTGGGCCGCGCTGCGGTTCCGTCCGGTGCCTCCACCGGCGTTCATGAGGCACACGAGCTCCGCGATGGCGGAGACCGTTACCTGGGCAAGGGTGTCGAGAAGGCTGTCCGCGCTGTGCTCGAGGAGATTGAGGACGCAATTATTGGCCTCGAGGCTGAGGACCAGCGTCTGGTTGACAAGACCATGATTGAGCTGGACGGCACCGACAACAAGTCCCGCCTGGGTGCTAACGCAATCCTGGGTGTTTCCATGGCTGTTGCCAAGGCTGCTGCTGAGTCCGCTGGCCTGGATCTGTTCCGCTACGTCGGCGGCCCGAACGGTCACGTTCTGCCGGTTCCGATGATGAACATCCTCAACGGTGGCGCACACGCTGACTCCGGCGTTGACGTCCAGGAGTTCATGATTGCTCCGATTGGCGCCCCGACCTTCAAGGAAGCACTGCGCGTCGGTGCTGAGGTCTACCACGCACTGAAGAAGGTCATTAAGGGCAAGGGCCTGTCCACTGGCCTCGGTGATGAGGGCGGCTTCGCTCCGTCGGTTGACTCCACCAAGGCTGCACTGGACCTGATTGTTGAGGCAATTGAGGCCGCAGGCTACAAGTTGGGCGACGATGTCGCTCTGGCTCTCGACGTCGCTTCTTCCGAGTTCTTCAAGGACGGCAAGTACCACTTCGAGGGCGGCGAGCACACCGCTGAGGAGATGGCAGCTGTCTACGCTGACCTGGTTGAGAACTACGCCATCGTCTCCATCGAGGATCCGCTGCAGGAGGATGACTGGGAGGGCTACACCACCCTGACTGCTCAGCTTGGTGACAAGGTCCAGATCGTCGGCGACGACTTCTTCGTCACCAACCCGAAGCGTCTGGCAGAGGGCATTGAGAAGAAGGCCGCTAACGCTCTGCTGGTCAAGGTCAACCAGATTGGTACCCTGTCCGAGACCTTCGAGGCCGTCGCAATGGCTCACAACGCCGGCTACAAGTCCATGATGTCCCACCGCTCCGGTGAGACTGAGGACACCACCATCGCTGACCTGGCTGTCGGCCTGAACTGTGGCCAGATCAAGACCGGTGCTCCGGCTCGCTCCGAGCGCGTTGCTAAGTACAACCAGCTGCTGCGCATCGAGGAGTACCTGGGTGACGCTGCTGTCTACGCTGGTCGCAGCGCATTCCCGCGTTTCAAGTAA
- a CDS encoding DUF501 domain-containing protein — protein sequence MSVDTADLEVIAEQLGREPRGVVDISYRSPDGTPGVVKTKPRLDDGTPFPTLFYLTDPRLTAEASRLETTGVMKEMTARLESDEELAADYQRAHEAFLAERNEMEDLGTDFSGGGMPTRVKCLHVLIAYALAKGPNHFRLGTESVALAAENEKLRGTAIPADWPTIAELGIAYPGVEG from the coding sequence ATGTCTGTGGATACCGCAGATTTGGAAGTGATAGCGGAGCAGCTCGGACGTGAACCGCGCGGTGTAGTGGACATCTCTTACCGCAGCCCCGACGGCACTCCTGGTGTGGTCAAGACGAAGCCGCGCTTGGACGATGGCACTCCGTTTCCCACGCTCTTTTACCTAACTGATCCGCGACTCACCGCCGAGGCCTCTCGGTTGGAGACGACCGGCGTGATGAAAGAAATGACCGCGCGTCTGGAAAGCGACGAAGAGCTCGCCGCCGATTACCAGCGCGCGCACGAGGCGTTTCTGGCAGAGCGCAATGAGATGGAAGACCTGGGCACGGACTTCTCCGGTGGCGGCATGCCGACGCGCGTGAAGTGCCTCCACGTTCTTATTGCCTACGCGCTGGCCAAGGGGCCGAATCACTTCCGACTGGGTACTGAGTCGGTGGCGCTGGCGGCGGAGAACGAGAAGCTGCGCGGCACCGCGATTCCCGCAGATTGGCCCACGATTGCCGAGCTCGGTATTGCGTATCCGGGGGTGGAGGGATAA
- a CDS encoding septum formation initiator — protein MSASDRSRRGTQSRPAGAGQRSAAAIASGMRSLSTAQKIGIGLLVLFLVSVLAIPLRTFAQQQADVAATQDNIARMEQRIKQLEDEKELYSNPAYVKEQARLRLGLVEPGETPFRILDPAVGEQPVTQPEEIPQHQAKKWYETLWDSISIPPEPEETRPNPGRDQATRPESLPTVPES, from the coding sequence ATGAGTGCATCGGACCGATCTCGCCGCGGAACACAGTCGCGCCCTGCAGGGGCGGGGCAGCGTTCGGCAGCGGCAATCGCATCGGGAATGCGCTCGCTGAGCACGGCACAGAAGATCGGTATTGGTCTGCTGGTGCTTTTCTTAGTATCTGTTCTCGCAATTCCGCTGCGGACTTTTGCACAACAGCAGGCGGATGTAGCCGCAACGCAGGACAATATTGCTCGCATGGAACAGCGAATTAAGCAGTTAGAGGATGAAAAGGAGCTGTACTCCAACCCCGCCTATGTTAAGGAGCAGGCACGTCTGCGCCTGGGGCTGGTAGAGCCGGGGGAGACCCCATTCCGTATCCTCGATCCGGCCGTGGGCGAACAGCCTGTGACGCAGCCGGAGGAAATTCCGCAGCACCAGGCCAAGAAGTGGTACGAGACGCTGTGGGATTCCATTTCCATCCCGCCCGAACCCGAAGAGACTCGCCCTAATCCGGGGCGCGATCAGGCAACGAGGCCAGAGAGCTTGCCGACGGTACCGGAGTCCTAA
- a CDS encoding TetR/AcrR family transcriptional regulator: MASNSPRRRMTGPQRKAQLTEVSRGIFAAKGLDAASMEEIAAAAGVSKPVVYEHFGTKERLYQAVVDQEMKTLEATIREALSLGRSRYRIEQAVLALLTYVEENPEGFSIISRDPGVAGGYETLLNNATESITPILAEAFKRAGFDPAMSVLYGNCMVGMVSQTARWWMEKRSPDKETVAAHIVNLCWNGLAGMEGSPTLHGSADVPAAAEGAKFGAGAAADPMQVAENG; the protein is encoded by the coding sequence ATGGCCTCCAATTCTCCGAGACGACGTATGACCGGTCCACAGCGCAAAGCTCAGCTGACAGAAGTCAGCCGTGGAATCTTTGCCGCCAAGGGGCTTGATGCCGCCTCAATGGAGGAGATCGCTGCCGCAGCTGGGGTATCAAAGCCGGTTGTCTACGAGCATTTCGGTACCAAAGAGCGGCTCTACCAGGCAGTCGTCGACCAGGAGATGAAGACCCTGGAGGCCACGATTAGGGAAGCGTTGTCCCTGGGACGCTCGCGTTACCGCATCGAACAGGCGGTGTTGGCACTGCTGACTTATGTGGAGGAAAACCCGGAGGGATTCTCCATTATTTCTCGCGACCCCGGCGTGGCGGGTGGCTATGAGACGCTGCTGAATAATGCCACTGAGTCGATTACGCCTATCCTTGCCGAGGCTTTCAAACGCGCCGGCTTCGACCCGGCCATGTCGGTGCTCTACGGAAACTGCATGGTCGGTATGGTTTCGCAGACCGCTCGCTGGTGGATGGAGAAGCGCAGTCCGGATAAGGAGACAGTGGCGGCGCACATCGTGAACCTGTGTTGGAACGGGCTGGCCGGCATGGAGGGTTCTCCGACTCTGCATGGCTCCGCTGATGTGCCAGCGGCCGCTGAGGGCGCGAAGTTCGGCGCAGGTGCCGCAGCAGACCCGATGCAGGTGGCGGAGAACGGCTAA
- the mfd gene encoding transcription-repair coupling factor — protein sequence MPTSASSSAKATPSILPNPLSGLESLVVTDPQFVGVLGRIGEDELALTGADAVRSHLIYAMSTKVPVLVITATGREAEDLTAEVKSMIGDRVAMFPSWETLPHEKLSPAVDTVAQRRKALYDVRRGKVDVLIAAVRSLVQPIVDDLEAEASAPIHIQLDQDCENLVERLVHHGYSHVDMVGRRGQFAVRGGIVDVFPATEELPVRIELWGDEVTDLRAFSVADQRTISEIEIDQLDIFPCRALLIDDDVKAAAEKLATTRSGQVQEMLTRIGDGQWVEGMESLIPLISQHPMKMLTEVMPEKTHVLMCGPERIRSRAQDLISAGEEFMAAAWETAAMGGSAPIATDGLEPSAYRSLASIPMPTSWHISPPGMLEAGVTEDDVLPLTFEPGPAPRGDLKEIGHLMKQLRDATVAGERVAYVAATPAGARRQAEKFREAGIATRMAAGPEYPESGRITVYQGVLHGGLVFPRIPGGALTLITEQDITGNRIAEGALGGRRKPAKRRGRVDPLALKAGDYVVHDTHGIGRFVKLTERTIGTGEDQARREYVVLEYAPSKRGGPSDQLYVPMESLDLLSRYVGGEKPTLSKMGGSDWKSTKRKARGAVREIAEELVKLYAERQAAPGHAFAPDTPWQQEMEDNFPFTETEDQLQAIDEIKSDMEKPVPMDRVLIGDVGYGKTEVALRAAFKAVQDGRQVAVLVPTTLLAQQHLTTFTQRMEGFPVTIRGLSRFTSPKDSKEVLEGLKNGTVDIVIGTHRLLQTGVQWKELGLVIVDEEQRFGVEHKEHIKALRHHVDVLTMSATPIPRTLEMSIAGIREMSQILTPPQDRYPVLTYVGAQSDKQVAAAIRRELLRDGQVFYLHNKVETIDKVAQNIRNLVPEARVVVAHGQMGEEQLERTVDGFWQREYDVLVCTTIVETGLDIANANTLIVENAHHMGLSQLHQLRGRVGRSRERAYAYFLYPENQTLTETSYDRLSTIAQNNDLGAGMAVAMKDLEMRGAGNILGVEQSGHIAGVGFDMYVRLVGEAVAALKAVADGETPDASDNEPKEVRIDLPVDANIPAEYVSSERLRLEAYRKFAAASALDDINVVLEELVDRYGTPPIEVERLAVISRLRIICREFGVHEVQAMGAHIRITPMELADSKQVRLKRLYPQATYRAATRTVSVGMPKEGRGLRAKPVRDIALVQWVADFLTSMAGIPRMDISHMGKD from the coding sequence ATGCCAACTTCTGCGTCTTCCTCGGCGAAAGCCACACCCAGCATTCTGCCGAACCCGCTGTCGGGGCTGGAAAGCCTCGTTGTCACGGATCCTCAATTTGTCGGCGTGCTCGGGCGCATCGGCGAAGACGAGCTGGCGCTCACGGGTGCGGACGCGGTGCGTTCGCACCTTATTTACGCCATGTCTACGAAGGTGCCGGTGCTGGTCATCACGGCTACCGGCCGTGAGGCGGAGGACCTGACTGCCGAGGTCAAGTCTATGATCGGCGACCGTGTAGCTATGTTCCCCTCGTGGGAGACGCTCCCGCATGAGAAGCTTTCGCCGGCCGTGGATACCGTGGCGCAGCGTCGTAAGGCGCTTTACGACGTTCGTCGGGGCAAAGTCGACGTTCTGATTGCGGCGGTGCGCTCGTTGGTGCAGCCGATTGTGGACGACCTCGAGGCTGAAGCCAGCGCGCCCATCCACATCCAGCTGGACCAGGACTGCGAGAACCTGGTTGAGCGGCTGGTGCATCACGGCTATTCGCATGTGGACATGGTCGGCAGGCGTGGCCAGTTTGCCGTGCGTGGCGGCATCGTCGATGTCTTCCCGGCGACCGAAGAGCTGCCGGTTCGTATCGAGCTCTGGGGTGACGAGGTTACCGACCTGCGCGCCTTTTCCGTCGCTGACCAGCGCACAATCTCTGAGATAGAGATCGACCAGCTGGATATCTTCCCGTGTCGTGCACTGCTTATCGACGACGACGTGAAGGCCGCCGCGGAGAAACTCGCCACCACGCGTTCTGGACAGGTCCAAGAAATGCTCACCCGCATCGGTGATGGCCAGTGGGTGGAGGGCATGGAGTCGCTGATTCCACTGATTAGTCAGCATCCGATGAAGATGCTCACCGAGGTCATGCCGGAGAAAACGCATGTGCTCATGTGCGGGCCGGAGCGCATTCGCTCTCGCGCGCAGGACCTGATTAGTGCGGGCGAGGAGTTTATGGCCGCAGCGTGGGAAACGGCCGCGATGGGTGGCTCGGCGCCAATCGCCACCGATGGTCTGGAGCCCAGCGCTTACCGCAGCTTGGCCTCTATCCCGATGCCCACCTCGTGGCATATTTCCCCGCCCGGCATGTTGGAGGCGGGGGTCACCGAAGATGATGTGCTGCCGCTAACCTTTGAGCCTGGGCCCGCGCCACGCGGTGACTTAAAGGAAATTGGTCACCTGATGAAGCAGCTGCGCGATGCCACGGTCGCGGGGGAACGAGTGGCGTACGTGGCGGCGACGCCCGCGGGAGCGCGTCGGCAAGCGGAAAAGTTTAGGGAAGCCGGAATCGCGACGCGCATGGCGGCAGGCCCGGAGTATCCCGAGTCCGGAAGAATTACCGTCTACCAGGGTGTTTTGCACGGTGGTCTGGTATTCCCGCGAATCCCCGGTGGCGCGCTGACTCTGATTACCGAGCAGGACATCACAGGTAACCGCATCGCGGAAGGCGCGCTTGGTGGGCGCCGCAAGCCGGCGAAGCGCCGTGGTCGGGTGGACCCGCTGGCGCTGAAGGCCGGTGACTATGTCGTGCACGACACGCATGGCATTGGTCGGTTTGTGAAGCTCACTGAGCGCACCATCGGCACGGGCGAGGATCAGGCACGCCGCGAGTACGTGGTGCTCGAGTACGCACCGAGCAAGCGCGGAGGTCCCTCGGACCAGCTCTACGTGCCGATGGAGAGCCTGGATTTGCTGTCGCGCTATGTCGGCGGCGAAAAGCCCACCCTGTCGAAGATGGGCGGGTCGGACTGGAAGTCCACCAAGCGCAAGGCCCGTGGTGCCGTCCGCGAGATTGCGGAAGAGCTGGTCAAGCTCTACGCCGAGCGCCAAGCCGCGCCGGGCCACGCGTTCGCGCCGGATACGCCATGGCAGCAGGAGATGGAGGATAACTTCCCCTTCACCGAGACCGAAGATCAACTGCAGGCCATCGACGAAATTAAGTCCGACATGGAAAAGCCGGTGCCGATGGATCGCGTGCTCATCGGCGATGTCGGCTACGGCAAGACCGAGGTGGCACTGCGTGCTGCCTTCAAGGCTGTTCAAGATGGCCGTCAGGTGGCAGTGTTGGTGCCGACCACACTTCTGGCGCAGCAGCACTTGACCACTTTCACCCAACGTATGGAGGGCTTCCCGGTCACCATCCGTGGACTGTCCCGCTTCACCTCGCCGAAGGACTCCAAGGAGGTCCTCGAAGGGTTGAAGAACGGGACGGTCGACATTGTTATCGGCACGCATCGTCTCCTGCAGACCGGCGTGCAGTGGAAAGAACTCGGCCTGGTCATCGTTGACGAGGAGCAGCGTTTCGGCGTCGAACACAAGGAACACATCAAGGCGCTACGGCACCACGTCGACGTGCTCACCATGTCCGCAACGCCAATTCCGCGCACGCTCGAAATGTCGATTGCTGGCATCCGCGAGATGAGCCAGATTCTCACCCCGCCGCAGGATCGTTACCCGGTGCTGACATACGTCGGCGCGCAGTCCGACAAGCAGGTCGCCGCTGCTATCAGGCGAGAGCTGCTTCGCGACGGACAGGTGTTCTACCTGCATAATAAGGTGGAAACCATTGACAAGGTCGCCCAGAATATCCGCAATTTGGTGCCCGAGGCCCGCGTGGTAGTGGCCCACGGTCAGATGGGGGAGGAGCAGCTGGAGCGCACGGTCGATGGCTTCTGGCAGCGCGAGTACGACGTGCTGGTGTGTACCACCATCGTGGAGACCGGCCTGGATATTGCCAACGCCAATACGTTGATTGTGGAAAACGCCCACCATATGGGTCTTTCCCAGCTGCACCAGCTGCGTGGTCGCGTGGGCCGTTCCCGTGAGCGCGCCTATGCCTACTTCCTCTACCCGGAAAATCAGACGCTGACGGAGACTTCCTACGACCGTCTGTCCACGATTGCGCAGAACAATGACTTGGGTGCCGGTATGGCTGTGGCCATGAAGGACCTGGAAATGCGTGGTGCCGGAAATATCCTCGGTGTGGAGCAGTCCGGTCACATTGCCGGTGTCGGCTTCGATATGTACGTCCGACTGGTTGGCGAGGCCGTGGCCGCGCTGAAGGCAGTGGCCGATGGTGAAACTCCGGATGCTTCCGATAACGAACCGAAGGAAGTGCGGATCGATTTGCCGGTCGATGCGAATATTCCGGCCGAATATGTGTCGTCGGAACGCTTGCGTCTAGAGGCGTACCGCAAATTTGCTGCCGCCAGTGCGCTGGACGATATCAACGTAGTGCTCGAAGAGCTCGTTGACCGTTACGGAACCCCACCCATTGAGGTGGAGAGATTGGCGGTTATTTCACGACTTCGAATTATTTGCCGGGAATTCGGCGTGCATGAAGTTCAAGCCATGGGTGCGCACATTAGAATAACCCCTATGGAGCTTGCTGACTCCAAGCAGGTGCGTCTCAAGCGCCTGTATCCACAGGCGACCTATCGTGCGGCAACGCGCACGGTTTCCGTCGGAATGCCGAAGGAAGGGCGAGGGTTGCGGGCAAAACCTGTCCGCGATATTGCATTGGTGCAGTGGGTAGCAGACTTCTTGACATCGATGGCGGGAATTCCACGTATGGATATCTCGCACATGGGAAAGGACTAG
- a CDS encoding succinate-semialdehyde dehydrogenase (NADP(+)), producing MTASTATTNRTTIRNPLNDELVARLLQRVTVADKSKTATISAPFTGQELAQIPVGTQADVDEAFKRARAAQKKWARMAPEKRGEVLHHFHDLLFTHCDQVLDLLQAETGKNRASAHEELVHTAITARYYGNQGPKLLEPKRAHGAVPVLSKTTVYHHPKGVVGVIAPWNYPLTLAVSDALAALMAGNAIVLKPDSTTPFTALFAVDLLYRAGLPEDLFQVIPGPGRVVGQGIVGQCDFLMFTGSSETGRSLAQQCGERLISFSAELGGKNPLIVAEDANINRAVEGARIGCFTNSGHLCVSIERIYVVDSVWDEFVPAFTDRVKAMSIGAGYEWETEMGCLQSQGQFDIVKSMVDEAIEAGATVLAGGRPRPDLGPLFYEPTVLTDVPEGVALLTEEVFGPVVVLQRVSDVHEAIAKSNDSRYGLNASLWTSPRRAKELAPQLEAGTVNVNDGFAAAFASVDAPMGGFKDSGVGRRQAAGGLLKYTDEQTVTVQRLSPVSMPQMPRELYSKVFNTALVLGKKFNVLP from the coding sequence ATGACAGCATCTACTGCTACGACAAACCGAACTACCATCCGCAATCCGCTTAACGACGAGCTCGTTGCCCGCCTTCTTCAGCGCGTCACGGTAGCTGATAAGTCGAAGACCGCCACTATCTCGGCGCCATTTACCGGCCAGGAGCTGGCGCAGATTCCTGTCGGTACCCAGGCCGATGTCGACGAGGCCTTCAAGCGTGCCCGTGCGGCGCAGAAGAAGTGGGCCCGCATGGCACCGGAAAAGCGCGGCGAAGTGCTGCACCACTTCCACGACCTGCTCTTTACCCACTGCGACCAGGTGCTGGACCTGCTGCAGGCCGAGACCGGCAAGAACCGCGCCAGTGCCCACGAGGAGCTCGTACACACCGCTATCACCGCCCGCTACTACGGCAATCAGGGCCCGAAACTGCTTGAGCCGAAGCGAGCACACGGTGCTGTCCCAGTACTTTCCAAGACCACCGTCTACCACCACCCAAAGGGCGTCGTCGGTGTTATTGCTCCGTGGAATTACCCACTGACTCTCGCGGTTTCCGACGCGCTGGCTGCACTGATGGCTGGTAACGCCATCGTGCTCAAGCCGGACAGCACCACTCCGTTTACCGCTCTCTTCGCTGTCGATTTGCTCTACCGCGCTGGTCTTCCGGAGGATCTCTTCCAGGTCATTCCAGGCCCAGGTCGCGTTGTCGGCCAGGGCATTGTCGGCCAGTGCGACTTCCTGATGTTCACCGGCTCCTCCGAGACCGGCCGCTCGCTGGCACAGCAGTGCGGCGAGCGCCTGATCAGTTTCTCCGCGGAGCTCGGCGGCAAGAACCCGCTGATTGTCGCCGAAGATGCCAACATCAACCGCGCGGTCGAGGGCGCACGCATTGGCTGCTTCACCAACTCCGGTCACCTGTGCGTGTCCATTGAGCGAATCTATGTCGTGGACTCCGTCTGGGACGAGTTCGTCCCGGCATTCACCGACCGCGTGAAGGCAATGTCCATCGGCGCTGGCTACGAGTGGGAAACCGAGATGGGCTGCCTGCAGTCTCAGGGCCAGTTCGACATCGTCAAGTCCATGGTCGACGAGGCCATCGAGGCCGGCGCCACCGTGCTGGCCGGCGGTCGTCCTCGCCCGGATCTGGGACCGCTGTTCTACGAGCCGACCGTGCTTACCGACGTCCCGGAGGGCGTCGCCCTGCTGACCGAAGAGGTATTCGGCCCGGTGGTAGTCCTCCAGCGTGTCTCGGACGTCCATGAGGCTATCGCCAAGTCCAACGATTCCCGTTATGGCCTCAACGCTTCGCTGTGGACCTCCCCGCGTCGCGCAAAGGAGCTGGCTCCACAGCTTGAGGCCGGTACCGTCAATGTCAACGATGGTTTTGCTGCGGCCTTCGCGTCTGTCGATGCCCCGATGGGTGGTTTCAAGGATTCGGGTGTGGGCCGTCGTCAAGCAGCGGGCGGCCTGCTGAAGTACACCGATGAGCAGACGGTGACCGTGCAGCGTCTTTCCCCGGTGTCGATGCCGCAGATGCCGCGTGAGCTGTACTCGAAGGTGTTCAACACGGCACTTGTCCTCGGCAAGAAGTTCAACGTCCTGCCGTAA